A part of Desulfurococcaceae archaeon genomic DNA contains:
- a CDS encoding purine-nucleoside phosphorylase has protein sequence MPIHIKASKGDIAKNVIACGDPGRVDLLSSLLDDAKVVNTHRGLKVTTGLYKGTSVTVATHGIGGPSAAIVFEELHQLGARRIVRLGTAGGVRRDTKIGDVIVATAASYHVGGCTLGQYMPGMCGATGAHPRLTTRVMDVLEERGIPYKYGPVFSSDAFYAESPDFAVKMEHHGIVAVEMEAAALFALGWMRGFEAGCVLVVSDVLHGEEAFKKYLTTEELSDILVRVGKALMEVFNRFYGGD, from the coding sequence ATGCCTATACATATTAAAGCATCGAAAGGCGACATAGCTAAAAACGTCATTGCTTGTGGGGATCCGGGTAGAGTAGACCTGCTATCTAGCCTTCTAGACGACGCAAAGGTCGTGAATACCCATAGGGGGTTAAAAGTCACCACGGGACTCTACAAGGGTACCTCAGTAACGGTAGCCACGCACGGGATCGGCGGACCTAGCGCAGCTATAGTCTTCGAAGAGCTCCACCAGCTAGGTGCAAGGAGAATTGTAAGGCTCGGGACAGCGGGAGGCGTAAGAAGAGACACCAAAATAGGCGACGTTATCGTTGCCACCGCTGCCTCGTACCACGTGGGAGGATGTACCCTTGGACAGTACATGCCAGGAATGTGCGGCGCCACAGGGGCCCATCCCAGGTTAACGACCCGCGTAATGGACGTTCTCGAAGAGCGTGGAATACCCTACAAGTACGGGCCCGTGTTCTCCAGTGACGCTTTCTACGCTGAATCACCGGATTTCGCAGTAAAAATGGAACATCACGGAATAGTAGCGGTCGAGATGGAAGCAGCGGCGTTGTTCGCTCTCGGGTGGATGAGGGGCTTTGAAGCGGGGTGCGTCCTAGTCGTAAGTGATGTACTTCACGGCGAGGAGGCGTTTAAGAAGTACCTTACCACGGAGGAGCTCAGCGACATACTTGTCCGGGTTGGAAAAGCTTTAATGGAAGTATTCAATAGATTCTATGGAGGTGATTAG